From a single Acidimicrobiia bacterium genomic region:
- a CDS encoding right-handed parallel beta-helix repeat-containing protein, with product MMGPLQLAGASGSNFYVSPTGTNPRCVASFPCSFQYALANAGPSATIHLAGGVYDEQPTISTSGLTIEGRNNGGVVFEKTNAAQNSFKPDGVTPVTALAYVSPGTTGVTLKNLDIDASNANLPAGENYSGVYADSASVTLDHVRVQNVVPGTGFTGVQTGVSIYARSDAAYPSTPANIAMKYVTVTNYNKGGVVCVDANTTCSIKNGTVTGHGATTVTAQNGIEIGFGAGGSVTSTTVTGNNYTPEPQAAGVLIYDAAAGVVVTKSKLSNNDQNLVVYNDGSPSYPDSDNPTITHNTAGPSAAGAWDGIYLESITGATVSNNTANNNAEFGISAYGTSNSTFSGNKASGNAQGGIYISGDGVANSTSENNTVTMSTVKTNGGIGIHADLGTANSTFSNNRATGNTGYDMADETSPPPSGTAGTANFWSGSHCTTHASSLPTGLC from the coding sequence GTGATGGGGCCGCTCCAATTGGCCGGCGCGTCCGGCTCGAACTTCTACGTGAGCCCGACCGGTACGAACCCGCGTTGCGTGGCGTCGTTCCCGTGCTCGTTCCAGTACGCGTTGGCGAACGCGGGTCCGAGCGCGACGATCCACCTGGCCGGCGGCGTCTACGACGAGCAGCCGACGATCTCGACCTCGGGGCTGACGATCGAAGGCCGGAACAACGGCGGCGTCGTCTTCGAGAAGACGAACGCGGCGCAGAACTCGTTCAAGCCGGACGGTGTCACCCCCGTCACCGCGCTCGCGTACGTGTCCCCCGGCACCACCGGGGTCACCTTGAAGAACCTCGACATCGACGCGTCGAACGCGAACTTGCCGGCCGGTGAGAACTACTCCGGCGTCTATGCCGACAGCGCGAGCGTCACGCTCGACCACGTGCGGGTCCAGAACGTCGTCCCGGGCACCGGGTTCACCGGTGTGCAGACCGGCGTCAGCATCTACGCACGGTCGGACGCGGCGTACCCGAGCACCCCGGCCAACATCGCGATGAAGTACGTGACGGTCACGAACTACAACAAGGGCGGCGTCGTCTGCGTCGACGCCAACACGACGTGCTCGATCAAGAACGGCACCGTCACCGGCCACGGCGCAACGACCGTCACCGCGCAGAACGGCATCGAGATCGGGTTCGGTGCGGGCGGTTCGGTGACATCGACGACGGTGACCGGCAACAACTACACGCCCGAGCCGCAGGCGGCGGGCGTCTTGATCTACGACGCGGCGGCGGGTGTCGTCGTCACGAAGTCGAAGCTGTCGAACAACGACCAGAACCTGGTCGTCTACAACGACGGCAGCCCGAGCTACCCCGACTCGGACAACCCGACGATCACGCACAACACCGCGGGTCCGTCGGCGGCGGGCGCGTGGGACGGCATCTACCTCGAGAGCATCACCGGTGCGACCGTGTCGAACAACACCGCGAACAACAACGCCGAGTTCGGCATCAGCGCCTACGGCACGTCGAACTCCACGTTCTCGGGCAACAAGGCGAGCGGCAACGCGCAGGGCGGCATCTACATCAGCGGCGACGGCGTGGCGAACTCGACGAGCGAGAACAACACGGTCACGATGAGCACGGTGAAGACGAACGGCGGGATCGGCATCCACGCCGATCTCGGCACGGCGAACAGCACGTTCAGCAACAACCGTGCGACCGGCAACACCGGCTACGACATGGCGGACGAGACGAGCCCGCCGCCTTCGGGCACCGCGGGGACGGCGAACTTCTGGTCGGGAAGCCACTGCACGACGCACGCGTCGAGCCTTCCGACCGGTCTCTGCTAG
- a CDS encoding hybrid sensor histidine kinase/response regulator, with protein MTHQRGVVGLPERGPVARFADEMLRLSPDVFSVVDGDGTIVEVAGAADAVLRMPAADLVHASVFASPVAHPDDVARIAAIYRRLLAGEIEREESRYRLRPDGGPRRAVEASRRILRGHDGAIEGVMVVERTVTSQVRLEEELRAAQETAERADHAKDEFLSRMSHELRTPLNAVIGFGRLLARDDLTADQHDGIVQILKGGELLLELINEVLDISRVASGRLMVAPEAIALAPAVDDAATLIRPMATTNDVTVSVTGDRTLQVFVDKQRLAQILLNLLSNAVKYNRHPGSITVMYAAADGVARIDVRDTGIGLSPDALARMFNPFDRLGAERTTVEGTGLGLVVVKGLVETMGGTIAVTSEEGVGSTFSVTLPLAAVDDVKTEPVPVARPIREAGEREHLVLYIEDNLANAKLVERILDATEGFRYLPAREGRLGLDLARQTHPAVVLLDLNLPDLDGEEVLAALRADPATAAVPVVVLSADATPGRIQRVMGRGASAYLAKPFDVDELLDKLAELCDAPTPKLRSA; from the coding sequence GTGACGCATCAGCGCGGCGTCGTGGGGTTGCCCGAGCGGGGTCCCGTCGCGAGGTTTGCCGACGAGATGCTGCGCCTGAGCCCCGACGTGTTCTCCGTCGTCGACGGCGACGGCACGATCGTCGAGGTCGCGGGGGCGGCCGACGCGGTGCTCCGTATGCCGGCCGCCGACCTGGTCCACGCGAGCGTGTTCGCGTCGCCGGTCGCGCATCCCGACGACGTCGCGCGCATCGCCGCGATCTACCGGCGCCTGCTCGCGGGGGAGATCGAGCGCGAGGAGTCGCGCTATCGGCTCCGGCCCGACGGCGGTCCGCGGCGCGCGGTCGAGGCGTCTCGACGGATCCTGCGCGGCCACGACGGCGCGATCGAAGGCGTCATGGTCGTCGAGCGCACCGTCACGTCGCAGGTGCGGCTCGAGGAGGAGCTGCGCGCCGCGCAGGAGACGGCCGAGCGCGCGGATCACGCCAAGGACGAGTTCCTCTCGCGTATGAGCCACGAGCTACGGACGCCGCTGAACGCGGTGATCGGCTTCGGGCGACTGCTCGCGCGCGACGACCTGACGGCCGACCAGCATGACGGCATCGTGCAGATCCTCAAGGGCGGCGAGTTGCTGCTCGAGCTGATCAACGAGGTGCTCGACATCTCGCGCGTCGCGTCGGGCCGGCTGATGGTCGCACCGGAGGCCATTGCGCTCGCTCCGGCGGTCGACGACGCGGCGACCCTCATCCGGCCGATGGCGACGACGAACGACGTCACCGTGTCGGTGACGGGTGATCGCACGTTGCAGGTGTTCGTCGACAAGCAGCGGCTCGCGCAGATCCTGCTGAACCTCTTGTCGAACGCGGTGAAGTACAACCGGCACCCGGGTTCGATCACCGTCATGTACGCGGCGGCCGACGGTGTGGCGCGGATCGACGTGCGCGACACGGGCATCGGGCTCTCGCCCGACGCGCTCGCGCGGATGTTCAATCCGTTCGACCGGCTCGGCGCCGAGCGCACGACCGTCGAAGGCACCGGACTCGGGCTCGTCGTCGTGAAGGGTCTCGTCGAGACGATGGGCGGGACCATCGCGGTGACGAGCGAAGAGGGCGTGGGCAGCACGTTCTCGGTGACGTTGCCGCTCGCCGCGGTCGACGACGTCAAGACCGAGCCCGTGCCGGTCGCGCGCCCGATTCGTGAGGCGGGGGAGCGCGAGCACCTCGTGCTCTACATCGAGGACAACCTCGCGAACGCGAAGCTCGTCGAGCGCATCCTCGACGCGACCGAGGGCTTCCGTTACCTGCCCGCGCGTGAAGGCCGCCTCGGGCTCGACCTCGCGCGGCAGACGCACCCGGCCGTCGTCCTGCTCGACCTGAACCTGCCCGATCTCGACGGGGAAGAGGTGCTCGCGGCACTGCGCGCCGATCCCGCGACCGCGGCGGTGCCCGTCGTCGTGCTCTCCGCCGACGCGACGCCGGGCCGTATCCAGCGCGTCATGGGGCGCGGCGCGTCCGCGTACCTCGCGAAGCCGTTCGACGTCGACGAGCTGCTCGACAAGCTCGCGGAGCTGTGCGACGCGCCGACTCCCAAGCTGCGCTCCGCCTGA
- a CDS encoding GatB/YqeY domain-containing protein, which translates to MKDGLQADLTEAIRARDDVRVATLRMALAAITKAEVAGKQQVQLSDAEIVGVLRSEQKKRVEAAGMYEQGGRADRADRERAEADVLAEYLPPAIDAAALDAIVAEEVATVTATGATGGKAMGAVVKAVKERAGDGADGARIAVLVKTALGIG; encoded by the coding sequence ATGAAAGACGGACTGCAGGCCGACCTGACCGAGGCGATCCGTGCGCGCGACGACGTGCGCGTCGCAACGCTCCGCATGGCGCTCGCCGCGATCACGAAGGCCGAGGTCGCGGGCAAGCAGCAGGTGCAGCTCTCCGACGCGGAGATCGTGGGCGTGCTCCGCAGCGAGCAGAAGAAGCGGGTCGAAGCGGCCGGGATGTACGAACAGGGTGGGCGCGCCGACCGCGCCGACCGCGAGCGCGCCGAGGCCGACGTGCTCGCCGAATACCTGCCGCCCGCGATCGACGCCGCCGCGCTCGACGCGATCGTGGCCGAAGAGGTCGCGACCGTGACTGCCACCGGCGCGACCGGCGGCAAGGCCATGGGCGCGGTCGTGAAGGCGGTCAAGGAGCGGGCCGGCGACGGCGCCGACGGCGCGCGCATCGCGGTCCTCGTGAAGACCGCGCTCGGCATCGGCTGA
- a CDS encoding ABC transporter ATP-binding protein, translating into MTSTSEARADEPEARPETATATGSLLAVRDLRVEFAGAGGWQPVVEDVTFSINRGETLGLVGESGSGKTVSSLAVLRLIPEGNGRIATGSIDFEGRNLLTLSNEAMRQVRGNEIAMVFQEPMTSLNPAFTVGDQIATAVRSHRKASRRDAHARALEMLDRVGIPDAKRRVDDYPHALSGGMRQRAMIAMALACDPKLLIADEPTTALDVTVQAQILDLMRSLQQELGTAILFVTHDFGVVADICDRVAVMYAGQIVEEAPVAAVFARPHHPYSEGLLVSMPQAAARGARLTVIPGQVPRPGAMPAGCRFNPRCQYSTAACATESISLTVVGAGSVRCVRHTDLALSGAREVLDRAREPVATTDAAEAVAPAPVGTPESVSTLLTVRGLTKHFPIESGVLRRVSGHVRAVDGVEFDIAPGETLGLVGESGSGKSTVARLVLGLVDATEGSVAFDGHDLVGVRPRELRRLRRDMQIVFQDPYTSLDPRATIGASVGEPFEIHDSLRRREREQRVAELLELVGLGGHHAPRYPHEFSGGQRQRIAVARALALNPRLLVCDEPVSSLDVSTQSQVINLLADLQRRLGLAYLFIAHDLSVVRHISHRIAVMYLGRIVEIGPADEVAARPRHPYTEALLSAIPVPDPVEQRRRKRIVLEGDIPSPANPPTGCHFHTRCPYVMNVCTHVDPPAFTDASGTTSYCHLHTAGPTLQGAPVTGIAPSS; encoded by the coding sequence ATGACGTCGACGTCCGAAGCGCGCGCCGACGAGCCGGAGGCGCGACCAGAAACCGCGACTGCGACCGGATCGTTGCTGGCCGTGCGCGACCTGCGCGTCGAGTTCGCGGGTGCCGGCGGATGGCAGCCGGTCGTCGAGGACGTGACGTTCTCGATCAACCGGGGCGAGACGCTCGGTCTGGTCGGCGAGAGCGGCTCCGGAAAGACGGTGTCGTCACTCGCGGTGCTGCGGCTGATCCCCGAGGGCAACGGCCGCATCGCGACGGGTTCGATCGACTTCGAGGGCCGCAACCTGCTCACGCTCTCGAACGAGGCGATGCGCCAGGTGCGCGGCAACGAGATCGCGATGGTGTTCCAGGAGCCGATGACGAGCCTCAATCCGGCGTTCACCGTCGGCGACCAGATCGCGACCGCGGTGCGCTCGCACCGGAAGGCATCGCGCCGCGACGCGCACGCGCGCGCGCTCGAGATGCTCGATCGCGTCGGGATTCCCGACGCGAAACGGCGCGTCGACGACTATCCGCACGCGCTGTCGGGCGGCATGCGCCAGCGGGCGATGATCGCGATGGCGCTCGCGTGCGACCCGAAGCTGCTCATCGCCGACGAGCCGACGACCGCCCTCGACGTCACCGTGCAGGCGCAGATCCTCGACCTCATGCGGTCGCTGCAACAGGAGCTCGGCACCGCGATCTTGTTCGTGACGCACGACTTCGGCGTGGTCGCCGACATCTGCGATCGGGTCGCGGTGATGTACGCGGGGCAGATCGTCGAAGAGGCGCCTGTGGCCGCCGTGTTCGCGCGGCCGCACCACCCGTATTCGGAAGGCTTGCTCGTCTCGATGCCGCAGGCCGCGGCGCGCGGCGCGCGGCTCACGGTGATCCCGGGGCAGGTGCCCCGGCCGGGCGCGATGCCGGCCGGCTGCCGATTCAACCCGCGTTGTCAGTACTCGACGGCCGCGTGCGCGACGGAATCGATATCGCTGACGGTCGTCGGCGCGGGCTCGGTGCGCTGCGTGCGCCACACGGACCTCGCGCTGTCGGGCGCGCGCGAGGTGCTCGACCGCGCGCGCGAACCGGTGGCGACCACCGATGCCGCCGAGGCGGTCGCGCCCGCGCCTGTGGGCACGCCGGAATCCGTGAGCACGCTCTTGACGGTGCGCGGGCTCACGAAGCACTTCCCGATCGAGAGCGGTGTGCTGCGCCGCGTCAGCGGCCACGTGCGCGCGGTCGACGGGGTGGAGTTCGACATCGCGCCCGGCGAGACGCTCGGGCTGGTGGGGGAGAGCGGCTCCGGCAAGTCGACGGTCGCGCGCCTCGTGCTCGGGCTCGTCGACGCGACCGAGGGTTCCGTCGCATTCGACGGTCACGACCTCGTCGGCGTCCGGCCGCGCGAGCTGCGCCGGCTGCGCCGCGACATGCAGATCGTCTTCCAGGATCCGTACACGTCGCTCGATCCGCGCGCGACGATCGGCGCGAGCGTCGGCGAGCCGTTCGAGATCCACGACTCGCTCCGCCGCCGGGAGCGCGAGCAGCGCGTCGCCGAGTTGCTCGAGCTCGTCGGCCTCGGCGGCCACCACGCGCCGCGCTACCCGCACGAGTTCTCCGGTGGTCAGCGTCAGCGCATCGCGGTCGCCCGCGCGCTGGCGCTGAACCCGCGGCTGCTCGTGTGCGACGAGCCGGTGAGCTCGCTCGACGTGTCGACGCAGTCGCAGGTGATCAACCTGCTCGCCGATCTGCAACGCCGCCTCGGCCTCGCGTATCTGTTCATCGCGCACGATCTCTCGGTCGTGCGCCACATCAGCCACCGCATCGCGGTGATGTACCTCGGCCGCATCGTGGAGATCGGACCCGCCGACGAGGTCGCGGCGCGCCCCCGCCATCCCTACACGGAAGCGTTGCTCTCCGCGATTCCCGTCCCCGACCCGGTCGAGCAACGGCGGCGCAAGCGCATCGTGCTCGAGGGCGACATCCCGAGCCCCGCGAACCCGCCGACGGGTTGCCACTTCCACACCCGCTGCCCGTACGTGATGAACGTCTGCACGCACGTCGATCCACCCGCCTTCACCGACGCGTCGGGCACGACGTCGTACTGCCACCTCCACACCGCGGGCCCGACGCTCCAGGGCGCGCCCGTGACCGGGATCGCGCCGTCGAGCTGA
- a CDS encoding ABC transporter permease yields MSLASPFSSNPPVPIGEELPVDDDVVGESRGRFWRRFFATKTAVFGLAFLVIIGLAAIFASVIAPHSPNQNFPVINGTPSSAHWLGTDDLGRDILSRIIYGGQISLQATVQIVFLAVIVSLPLGLIAGYFGGWRDHLLMRIMDALFAFPPLVLALTVAALLGASLVNESIAIAVVFVPGFVRLIRGQVLAVREETYIEASRSLGAGSWRMLRKHVLPNVASPLIVQVALALGYGLLAEAGLSFLGLGVQPPRASWGGMLSEAYTYVLNDAWALVVPGVAIALTVLSFNLVADGLRDSLGRERFTGRE; encoded by the coding sequence GTGAGCCTCGCGAGCCCGTTCTCGTCGAACCCGCCGGTACCGATCGGCGAGGAGTTGCCGGTCGACGACGACGTCGTCGGTGAGTCGCGCGGCCGTTTCTGGCGCCGCTTCTTCGCAACGAAGACCGCGGTGTTCGGGCTCGCGTTCCTCGTGATCATCGGCCTCGCCGCGATCTTCGCGTCGGTGATCGCGCCGCACTCGCCGAACCAGAACTTTCCCGTGATCAACGGCACACCGTCGTCGGCGCACTGGCTCGGAACCGACGATCTCGGCCGCGACATCCTCAGTCGCATCATTTACGGCGGACAGATATCGCTGCAGGCGACCGTGCAGATCGTGTTCCTCGCGGTGATCGTCTCGTTGCCGCTCGGGCTCATCGCCGGTTACTTCGGCGGCTGGCGCGACCACCTGCTGATGCGGATCATGGACGCGCTGTTCGCGTTCCCGCCGCTCGTGCTCGCGCTGACGGTCGCCGCACTGCTCGGCGCCAGCCTCGTCAACGAGTCGATTGCGATCGCAGTCGTGTTCGTGCCCGGTTTCGTTCGCCTCATCCGCGGTCAGGTGCTCGCGGTGCGCGAGGAGACGTACATCGAGGCGTCGCGCTCGCTCGGTGCGGGCTCGTGGCGCATGCTCCGCAAGCACGTGCTCCCGAACGTCGCGTCGCCGCTCATCGTGCAGGTCGCGCTCGCGCTCGGTTACGGCCTGCTCGCCGAAGCCGGGCTGAGCTTCCTCGGACTCGGCGTGCAACCGCCGCGAGCGAGCTGGGGCGGCATGCTCAGCGAGGCGTACACGTACGTGCTGAACGACGCGTGGGCGCTGGTGGTGCCGGGTGTCGCGATCGCGCTGACGGTGCTGTCGTTCAACCTCGTCGCCGACGGTCTGCGCGACTCGCTCGGCCGCGAACGGTTCACGGGGCGCGAATGA
- a CDS encoding ABC transporter permease, whose product MGAFIVRRLIALVPLLLLISFAVFALVLVIPGDPARTLAGGTHADPAKVVQIRHQLHLDQPLVKQYWRWLSHAVRGNLGTSIYPATHTVSQEIAHRFPITLSLTLAAMVVSLIIGIPGGILAGLKPGSARDRSVTFGTSLGIAMPDFWVAMILVVLFAVKTHLLPAIGYVGISQDPAGWLRDMALPCIALGLAGGATIARQLRGSLIDAMDQDYIRTARAMGLRRRTIIGKYALKNAATPVLTLVGLQFAYLLGGTFIIEQIFSIPGMGSYMLGAIQLKDLPKVQGVVLVTAVIFVVVNLVVDVGYGFLSPKVRVS is encoded by the coding sequence TTGGGCGCGTTCATCGTTCGCCGGCTGATCGCGCTCGTACCGCTGCTCCTCCTGATCTCGTTCGCGGTCTTCGCGCTGGTGCTCGTGATCCCCGGCGATCCCGCGCGCACGCTCGCGGGCGGCACCCACGCGGACCCCGCGAAAGTCGTGCAGATCCGCCACCAACTGCATCTCGATCAGCCGTTGGTGAAGCAGTACTGGCGGTGGCTGAGCCACGCGGTGCGCGGCAACCTCGGCACCTCGATCTATCCGGCGACGCACACCGTTTCGCAGGAGATCGCGCACCGCTTCCCGATCACGCTGAGCCTCACGCTCGCGGCGATGGTCGTGTCGCTGATCATCGGCATCCCCGGCGGCATCCTCGCGGGACTCAAGCCGGGCTCGGCGCGTGACCGTTCGGTGACGTTCGGCACGAGCCTCGGCATCGCGATGCCCGACTTCTGGGTCGCGATGATCCTCGTCGTGCTCTTCGCGGTGAAGACGCATCTGTTACCCGCGATCGGGTACGTCGGCATCAGTCAGGACCCGGCCGGGTGGCTGCGCGACATGGCGCTGCCGTGCATCGCGCTCGGACTCGCGGGTGGCGCGACGATCGCCCGCCAACTGCGGGGCTCCCTGATCGACGCGATGGACCAGGACTACATCCGCACCGCGCGCGCGATGGGACTGCGACGACGCACGATCATCGGCAAATACGCGTTGAAGAACGCGGCGACGCCGGTGCTGACCCTCGTCGGCCTCCAGTTCGCGTACCTGCTCGGCGGCACCTTCATCATCGAGCAGATCTTCTCGATCCCGGGCATGGGCTCGTACATGCTCGGCGCGATCCAGCTGAAGGACCTGCCGAAGGTGCAGGGCGTCGTGCTCGTGACCGCAGTGATCTTCGTGGTCGTGAACCTCGTCGTCGACGTCGGCTACGGGTTCCTCAGCCCGAAGGTGCGCGTGTCGTGA
- a CDS encoding ABC transporter substrate-binding protein → MTGSARAKSLVTLAVCLCMLAACSSSGSKGAAPNGGNNTAVTNGGTPDPNGVLKYGVDLNSAFSDNFDPGKLQNDCANEELSLIYDGLTLARSNTDMLPGVAQSWTVDNPLQITFHLTPNLKFSDGTPEDSAAVKASLLHTKLSPTRTSLFVIGSIDTPDATTVVLHLTKPQAGDVIWALSYIDGMIYSPAAIAHLDKTPVGGGPFKLKSYETGQLLSLEKNPTSGDASKYKLAGVDFVQVGSGPQAVTALQSGQVDMIDLQPDQLAAVKANPSKFAIASGPSLDYATIHFRMDQGPFANEKVRQAAEYAVDRNQINSIVFGGQGEIADQLFPKGTAGYDASLAGKYKYDPAKAKSMLQAAGVPTPVKFDLVLIAGIPLFERMAPLIQNEMAAAGFKANLVRVTPTAILTQVYLQKKGDAIVTTDLTNGPALWNNFGGNYTSAGFVAGAMGSKRPEIETLVHTAEKSGKFDGAALQQPMQQASSLVMSEGLEVPLIFQTRMVAFNKARVGGTITAPIGSCRSNLENVFIKQQ, encoded by the coding sequence ATGACCGGATCGGCGCGCGCGAAGTCGCTCGTCACGTTGGCGGTGTGTCTCTGCATGCTCGCGGCGTGCAGCAGCAGTGGCAGCAAGGGTGCGGCGCCGAACGGCGGCAACAACACCGCGGTGACGAACGGCGGCACACCCGACCCCAACGGTGTCCTCAAGTACGGCGTCGACCTCAACAGCGCGTTCTCCGACAACTTCGACCCCGGCAAGCTGCAGAACGACTGCGCGAACGAAGAGCTCTCGCTCATCTACGACGGGCTCACGCTCGCCCGCAGCAACACCGACATGCTGCCGGGCGTCGCCCAGAGCTGGACCGTCGACAACCCGCTGCAGATCACGTTCCACCTCACGCCGAACCTGAAGTTCTCCGACGGCACGCCCGAGGACTCGGCCGCGGTGAAGGCGAGCCTCCTGCACACGAAGCTCAGCCCGACGCGTACGTCGCTCTTCGTCATCGGCTCGATCGACACGCCCGACGCGACCACGGTCGTGCTGCACCTCACCAAGCCGCAGGCCGGCGACGTGATCTGGGCGCTGTCCTACATCGACGGCATGATCTACTCGCCGGCCGCGATCGCGCACCTCGACAAGACGCCCGTCGGCGGTGGTCCGTTCAAGCTCAAGAGCTACGAGACCGGCCAGCTGCTCTCGCTGGAGAAGAACCCGACGTCCGGCGACGCGTCGAAGTACAAGCTCGCGGGCGTCGACTTCGTGCAGGTGGGCTCGGGGCCGCAGGCCGTGACCGCGCTGCAGTCGGGTCAGGTCGACATGATCGACCTGCAACCCGACCAGCTCGCGGCGGTGAAGGCGAACCCGTCGAAGTTCGCCATCGCGAGCGGCCCGTCGCTCGACTACGCCACCATCCACTTCCGTATGGACCAGGGTCCGTTCGCGAACGAGAAGGTGCGGCAGGCCGCCGAGTACGCGGTCGATCGCAACCAGATCAACTCGATCGTCTTCGGCGGCCAGGGCGAGATCGCGGACCAGCTGTTCCCGAAGGGCACCGCCGGCTACGACGCGAGCCTCGCCGGCAAGTACAAGTACGACCCCGCGAAGGCGAAGTCGATGCTGCAGGCCGCGGGTGTGCCGACGCCCGTGAAGTTCGACCTCGTGCTCATCGCCGGCATCCCGCTCTTCGAGCGCATGGCGCCGCTGATCCAGAACGAGATGGCGGCCGCGGGCTTCAAGGCGAACCTCGTGCGCGTCACACCGACCGCGATCCTCACGCAGGTGTACCTGCAGAAGAAGGGCGACGCGATCGTCACCACCGACCTCACCAACGGCCCCGCGCTCTGGAACAACTTCGGCGGCAACTACACGTCGGCCGGCTTCGTCGCCGGCGCGATGGGTTCGAAGCGGCCCGAGATCGAGACGCTCGTGCACACGGCGGAGAAGTCGGGCAAGTTCGACGGGGCTGCGCTCCAGCAGCCGATGCAGCAGGCGTCGAGTCTGGTGATGAGCGAAGGCCTCGAGGTTCCGCTGATCTTCCAGACGCGCATGGTCGCGTTCAACAAGGCGCGCGTCGGCGGCACGATCACGGCACCGATCGGCTCGTGCCGTTCGAACCTCGAAAACGTCTTCATCAAGCAGCAGTAA
- a CDS encoding AraC family transcriptional regulator, whose amino-acid sequence MDAPRDDDDLVLAAALEQLRLEGALFFRSELSEPFEFESEPLAMADALHPGADRLILFHIVAAGSCWVEATEGARHWAREGDVIVLPYGDHHAIGGRADANRVSIQSLLDPLPWRDLPLLRHGGGGARTELVCGYLTSPDPLFDPALRAFPPAFVVRLPDGAGSGWVRASVTYALEHGIPSNASPNPISTRLPELVLVEVLRAHLATAPAADHGWLAALRDPVLAPALALLHASPERKWTVTELASHAAVSRSLLDERFRERLGSSPIRYLTEWRMHLAEDLLATTELGIVAVARRVGYESEEAFSRAFKRARGLSPSHWRAARERAPRGARQYGRS is encoded by the coding sequence GTGGACGCGCCGCGCGATGACGACGATCTCGTGCTCGCGGCCGCGCTCGAGCAGCTCCGGCTCGAGGGCGCGCTCTTCTTCCGTTCCGAGCTGAGCGAGCCGTTCGAGTTCGAGTCGGAACCGCTCGCGATGGCGGACGCGCTGCATCCCGGCGCCGACCGCCTGATCCTGTTCCACATCGTTGCCGCGGGCTCGTGCTGGGTCGAGGCGACGGAGGGAGCGCGGCACTGGGCGCGCGAGGGCGACGTGATCGTCCTGCCGTACGGCGATCATCACGCCATCGGCGGTCGTGCCGACGCGAACCGCGTGTCGATCCAGTCGTTGCTCGACCCGTTGCCGTGGCGCGATCTGCCGTTGCTGCGCCACGGCGGCGGTGGTGCGCGCACCGAGCTCGTGTGCGGATACCTCACCTCGCCCGATCCGTTGTTCGACCCCGCGCTGCGCGCGTTCCCACCCGCGTTCGTCGTGCGGCTGCCCGACGGCGCCGGCTCGGGCTGGGTTCGGGCGAGCGTCACCTACGCGCTGGAGCACGGCATCCCGAGCAACGCGAGTCCGAACCCGATCAGCACGCGCCTGCCCGAGCTCGTGCTCGTGGAAGTGTTGCGCGCGCACCTCGCGACCGCGCCGGCCGCGGATCACGGGTGGCTCGCGGCGCTGCGGGACCCGGTGCTCGCGCCCGCGCTCGCGTTGCTGCACGCGTCGCCCGAGAGAAAGTGGACGGTGACGGAGCTCGCGTCGCACGCGGCCGTGTCGCGTTCACTGCTCGACGAACGCTTTCGCGAACGGCTCGGTTCGTCGCCCATCCGCTACCTGACCGAGTGGCGCATGCATCTCGCCGAAGACTTGCTCGCGACGACCGAGCTCGGGATCGTCGCGGTCGCGCGTCGGGTCGGGTACGAGTCGGAGGAGGCGTTCAGCCGCGCGTTCAAGCGGGCGCGCGGGCTCTCACCGAGTCACTGGCGCGCGGCGCGAGAACGCGCGCCGCGCGGAGCCAGGCAGTACGGTCGTTCCTGA
- a CDS encoding VOC family protein — MTEFPPLTHVALTIRDLSVSVPWYEALFDASPVIDEDTDPDMHHTVYLLGNGTLIGLHQHKTPAPSDRFSEYRVGLDHVAFGCASRAELEQWASRLEALGIEHGGIKDAAYGSGLSFRDPDGIALEFFAPPS, encoded by the coding sequence ATGACGGAGTTCCCTCCCTTGACCCACGTCGCCCTGACCATCCGCGACCTCTCCGTGAGCGTGCCCTGGTACGAGGCCCTCTTCGACGCGAGCCCCGTGATCGACGAGGACACCGACCCCGACATGCACCACACCGTGTACCTGCTCGGCAACGGCACGCTGATCGGCTTGCACCAACACAAGACCCCCGCGCCGAGCGATCGCTTCAGCGAGTACCGCGTCGGTCTCGACCACGTCGCGTTCGGTTGCGCGAGCCGCGCCGAGCTCGAGCAGTGGGCGAGCCGCCTCGAAGCGCTCGGCATCGAGCACGGCGGCATCAAGGACGCGGCCTACGGGTCGGGCCTGAGCTTCCGCGACCCCGACGGGATCGCGCTGGAGTTCTTCGCACCACCGAGTTGA